In Oryza sativa Japonica Group chromosome 3, ASM3414082v1, one DNA window encodes the following:
- the LOC107280340 gene encoding uncharacterized protein: protein MDRLVRLHYGGCVVDESTHGSQFEGMTVRQLVFFAKPTFEELMSRIKHELDWNDESVGMQGRYDVGGGVMSHKFMLDLNGEIEWQTYIDIVLGSHFKSLEVFAWKKDGRIGKKELIDLNESPLIESPISCHELSERCSRKEELIEEDVEGGEGVNDMADVEVREENDPVREEVHAEENVPLREEVHAEDNVPLREEVNVEENVPVREEGDVEDGREVGDDVELPEEEANAKNVSMGLRELARLKFYTREECEEAMIRSGLNPGWLEYDTEDELDESASDSDDDRPVRKMSEHERTVFAKLVGRNPEITQFEDLTRSGLAIADGDPQYDGAFEPMCDEPRKGLEFRSMDDLKIWLQSYSIRVHRPYHVKESNASVKYTVACLDRHCKWQINARKSGGDRWRVTRVGEDHTCCSAEVTGKHLQLTSRFIGNRLQAFVRAEPTLSPAAIVEAVEQIWHYWPTYGKAWRAKQVAMKVIWGDWDEAYLRGLDVEVAPRMCYEASNKAVQDSYSPRFEPYLDPSQWPSYDGEFFVPDLSLKNNTRGRRRTRRFKNDMDKAYKGSANRRMEHFPGLEDFYEEKHRAPQIASGERLKTLRVRGHTAHILFDDRYVPYLRRAKLLAFVTMAQRPVPLYNAAALTALVDRWRPETHTFHLPCGELTVTLEDVAMILGLPIRGQAVTGDTAVGNWRERVEEYLGLEPPVAPDGQRQTKTSGVPLSWLRANFGQCPAEADEATVQRYCRAYVLYIFGSILFPDSGGDMASWMWLPLLADWDEAGTFSWGSAALAWLYRQLCDACRRQGGDANLAGCVWLLQVWMWMRLPVGRPMWRTHQAWPHQDADRCPTVAHLWESVPSPVVGRRNLAYYHYTNEMDYLQPEHVVWMPYQAQEVLELELNPMCHIEDALKTLRCPLICFYAVEFQMCHRVMRQFGRLQTIPHRFSTSIDLHKVDRRKNKKVTDWAYYHQDHITQWEKFEENGVPDQGQHNGTEFELYLAWLHRTYRLVLSYVRLGH from the exons atggatagattggTCCGGCTTCATTATGGTGGTTGTGTGGTAGATGAAAGTACACATGGAAGCCAATTTGAGGGAATGACAGTTAGACAATTAGTGTTTTTTGCGAAGCCTACCTTTGAGGAGTTAATGTCTCGCATCAAGCATGAATTGGATTGGAATGATGAGTCGGTTGGTATGCAAGGGAGATACGATGTGGGCGGCGGTGTCATGTCACATAAATTTATGTTAGACTTGAATGGAGAGATCGAAtggcaaacatatatagatatagtattggggtcacatttcaaatctcttgaggtgtttgcatggaagaaagatggtaggatagggaagAAAGAACTTATAGACCTTAATGAAAGTCCACTCATAGAATCACCCATTAGCTGTCACGAACTGTCGGAGAGGTGTAGTAGGAAGGAAGAATTGATTGAGGAAGACGTGGAGGGGGGCgagggagtaaatgatatggcggatgtggaggtcagggaagagaatgacccggtaagggaggaagtacatgcagaggagaatgtgccgttaagggaagaagtacatgcagaggacaatgtgccgttaagggaggaagttaatgtggaggagaatgtgccggtaagagaggaaggagatgttGAGGATGGTCGGGAGGTAGGAGATGATGTGGAGTTGCCTGAGGAAGAAGCGAATGCTAAGAATGTAAGTATGGGCCTAAGGGAGTTGGCTAGGCTGAAATTCTATACCCGAGAGGAGTGTGAGGAGGCTATGATACGCAGTGGATTGAACCCAGGCTGGTTGGAGTATGATACAGAGGATGAATTGGATGAGTCCGCTTCCGACTCCGATGATGATCGTCCAGTGCGTAAGATGTCAGAGCATGAAAGGACTGTGTTTGCGAAACTGGTGGGTAGAAACCCGGAAATAACACAATTCGAGGATCTTACCAGATCTGGGCTAGCAATTGCTGATGGGGATCCACAATATGACGGTGCCTTCGAACCAATGTGTGATGAACCAAGGAAGGGGTTGGAGTTTCGATCGATGGATGATCTGAAAATATGGCTACAGAGTTATTCTATCCGTGTCCACCGGCCGTACCATGTGAAGGAATCTAACGCGTCAGTAAAGTATACTGTGGCTTGTCTCGATCGCCATTGCAAATGGCAGATTAATGCAAGGAAGAGTGGAGGAGATAGGTGGCGGGTGACTAGGGTGGGCGAAGACCACACATGCTGTAGTGCGGAAGTAACCGGCAAGCATTTGCAACTTACTTCAAGGTTTATTGGAAACAGGTTACAGGCATTTGTGCGAGCTGAACCAACTTTATCTCCAGCAGCGATTGTCGAGGCAGTTGAGCAAATATGGCACTATTGGCCTACGTATGGCAAAGCATGGCGTGCTAAGCAAGTTGCTATGAAGGTCATTTGGGGAGATTGGGACGAGGCGTAT TTGCGAGGTTTGGATGTGGAGGTGGCCCCCCGAATGTGTTATGAAGCTTCCAATAAGGCTGTGCAGGACTCGTACTCCCCTAGGTTTGAACCTTACCTAGATCCATCGCAGTGGCCAAGTTATGATGGAGAGTTCTTCGTGCCCGACTTGTCGTTAAAGAACAAcacacgaggaagaagaaggacaagaAGGTTCAAGAACGATATGGACAAAGCATACAAAGGCTCAGCCAACCGACG GATGGAGCACTTTCCGGGGTTGGAGGATTTCTACGAGGAGAAGCACCGGGCCCCACAGATTGCCAGCGGAGAG CGCTTGAAGACCCTTCGAGTCAGAGGTCACACGGCGCACATACTGTTCGACGACCGGTACGTCCCGTACCTACGGCGGGCGAAGCTCTTGGCGTTCGTGACCATGGCGCAGCGACCGGTGCCTCTGTACAACGCCGCTGCTCTGACGGCCCTAGTGGACCGGTGGCGTCCAGAGACACACACCTTCCACCTACCGTGCGGGGAGCTGACGGTCACTCTGGAGGACGTCGCCATGATCCTGGGTCTTCCTATCCGGGGTCAGGCGGTCACAGGTGACACAGC CGTCGGGAACTGGAGGGAGAGGGTCGAGGAGTACCTTGGTCTGGAGCCTCCAGTGGCACCTGATGGTCAGAGGCAGACGAAGACATCAGGGGTTCCTTTGAGTTGGTTGCGAGCCAACTTCGGTCAGTGTCCCGCTGAGGCAGACGAGGCTACAGTACAGCGATACTGCAGGGCGTACGTGCTGTACATCTTCGGCAGTATTCTGTTCCCTGACTCTGGTGGAGACATGGCTTCTTGGATGTGGCTGCCGTTGCTCGCGGACTGGGACGAGGCGGGTACCTTCAGCTGGGGGTCGGCTGCCCTAGCCTGGTTGTACCGGCAACTCTGTGATGCTTGCCGAAGGCAAGGCGGGGACGCGAACCTAGCAGgctgtgtttggttgctacag GTTTGGATGTGGATGAGGCTTCCAGTTGGTCGGCCCATGTGGAGGACCCATCAGGCTTGGCCGCACCAGGATGCAGACCGATGTCCCACTGTAGCTCACCTGTGGGAATCGGTCCCATCTCCAGTAGTAGGCCGCAGGAATTTGGCGTACTACCACTACACAAACGAGATGGACTACCTACAGCCAGAACAT GTGGTGTGGATGCCATATCAGGCACAGGAAGTGCTCGAGCTAGAACTGAATCCCATGTGCCATATAGAGGATGCGTTGAAGACCCTACGGTGCCCACTGATCTGCTTCTATGCAGTGGAGTTCCAGATGTGCCACCGCGTGATGCGGCAATTCGGGAGGCTTCAAACAATCCCGCACCGTTTCTCCACGAGTATCGACCTACACAA GGTGGACCGTCGGAAGAACAAGAAGGTGACTGATTGGGCTTACTACCATCAGGATCATATCACGCAATGGGAGAAGTTCGAGGAGAATGGAGTACCAGACCAGGGTCAGCACAACGGGACGGAGTTCGAGTTGTACTTGGCGTGGCTCCACAGGACCTACCGTCTTGTCTTGTCCTACGTCCGGCTTGGACACTAG
- the LOC9269741 gene encoding uncharacterized protein — protein sequence MAAKAIDCPPAPRPTPASTPSTGLSSCPRDALKLRVCANVLGLVKAKVGAVAPYEPCCSLLDGLVDLDAVVCLCTRPCLLLRAQHRGARPRWAASPPAATQRRRRHSRPAAALAFSRVTAAAAAASSSPASPRQPLPSRQPALPREDKRREE from the coding sequence ATGGCGGCGAAGGCGATCGACTGCCCGCCAGCGCCGAGGccgacgccggcgtcgacgCCCAGCACCGGGTTGTCGTCGTGCCCACGCGACGCGCTGAAGCTGCGTGTGTGCGCCAACGTGCTTGGCCTCGTCAAGGCCAAGGTCGGCGCGGTGGCGCCGTACGAGCCCTGCTGCTCGCTGCTCGACGGCCTCGtcgacctcgacgccgtcgtctGCCTCTGCACCCGGccctgcctcctcctccgcgcccagCACCGCGGCGCCCGCCCGCGCTGggccgcttcgccgccggcggcgactcagcgccgtcgacgccattcgagaccggccgccgccctcgccttctcccgcgtcacagccgccgccgccgccgcctcctcctctcccgcctcgccccgacAGCCTCTTCCCAGCCGCCAGCCGGCTTTGCCCAGAGAAgataagagaagagaagagtga